Proteins co-encoded in one Chiroxiphia lanceolata isolate bChiLan1 chromosome 21, bChiLan1.pri, whole genome shotgun sequence genomic window:
- the STRBP gene encoding spermatid perinuclear RNA-binding protein isoform X1: MRSIRSFANDDRHVMVKHSTIYPSPEELEAVQNMVSTVECALKHVSDWMDEKNKSTKCEGDVEAKEEAVEGNAKDQGGRTLCGVMRIGLVAKGLLIKDDMDLELVLMCKEKPTKTLLCIVKDNLPAQIQKLTEEKYLVEEHVNEAAIVIRNTKEPKLTLKVILTSPLIRDEAEKKEGVDNVAMKDPPDLLDRQKCLEALASLRHAKWFQARANGLKSCVIVLRILRDLCNRVPTWAPLKGWPLELICEKSIGTCNRPLGAGEALRRVMECLASGILLPGGPGLHDPCEREPTDALSDMTVQQKEAITHSAQHALRLSAFGQIYKVLEMDPLPSNKSFQKYSWSVTDKEGTGSSALKRPFEDSVGDDKDPNKKMKRNLRKILDSKAIDLMNALMRLNQIRPGLQYKLLSQSGPVHAPVFTMSVDVDGTTYEASGPSKKTAKLHVAVKVLQAMGYPTGFDADAECVSSDEKSDTEGKNETTSSISSNNTGNSTADTSATLEVRTQGPILTASGKNPVMELNEKRRGLKYELISETGGSHDKRFVMEVEVDGQKFRGAGPNKKVAKASAALAALEKLFSGPNAANNKKKKILPQTKGVVNTAVSAAVQAVRGRGRGALTRGAFVGAAAATGYITPGYGAPYGYSTAAPAYAKKACKCQGNALCTFSCFLPCCCTVHSASFGFCAVVCPPPLFLTVHNRSAL; this comes from the exons AGATCGATCCGATCGTTTGCTAACGATGACCGCCACGTAATGGTGAAACACTCAACCATTTATCCATCTCCAGAGGAACTTGAAGCTGTCCAGAACATGGTATCGACAGTAGAATGTGCCCTTAAGCATGTCTCTGACTGGATGGATGAAAAGAACAAATCTACCAAGTGTGAGGGTGATGTGGAAGCCAAGGAGGAAGCTGTGGAAGGCAATGCCAA GGATCAAGGTGGTCGGACGTTATGTGGTGTGATGAGAATTGGCTTGGTTGCAAAGGGCTTGCTGATAAAAGACGATATGGATCTGGAGCTGGTTCTTATGTgcaaagaaaaacccacaaagacCTTGTTATGTATCGTTAAAGACAATCTCCCAGCTCAAATTCAG AAACTTACAGAAGAGAAGTATCTGGTGGAGGAGCATGTAAATGAGGCAGCTATTGTTATCCGTAACACAAAGGAGCCCAAGCTCACTTTGAAGGTGATACTCACGTCCCCTCTCATCCGAGATGAagcagagaagaaggaaggag TAGATAATGTTGCGATGAAAGATCCTCCGGACTTATTGGACAGGCAGAAATGCCTGGAGGCCTTGGCGTCTCTGCGGCACGCCAAATGGTTTCAG gcCAGGGCAAATGGACTAAAATCATGTGTAATTGTCCTTCGTATTCTGCGGGATTTGTGCAACAGAGTCCCCACATGGGCACCACTGAAAGGCTGG CCACTCGAGCTTATATGTGAAAAATCTATAGGTACTTGTAATAGACCTCTGGGCGCTGGGGAAGCGTTGCGACGAGTCATGGAGTGTTTGGCATCTGGAATTCTGCTTCCCG GAGGGCCGGGTCTGCACGACCCCTGCGAGCGCGAGCCCACGGACGCTTTGTCTGACATGACAGTGCAGCAAAAAGAAGCCATTACACACAGTGCCCAG catGCCCTCAGACTATCAGCCTTTGGGCAGATCTATAAGGTGTTGGAAATGGATCCCCTCCCATCCAATAAgtcatttcagaaatattcctgGTCAGTAACCGACAAAGAAG GTACAGGCTCGTCTGCTCTGAAGAGACCCTTTGAAGACAGTGTCGGGGATGACAAGGATCCAAATAAAAAGATGAAGCGTAATCTGAGGAAAA TACTAGATAGTAAAGCAATAGATCTCATGAATGCTCTGATGAGGCTGAACCAAATCAGGCCAGGGCTTCAGTATAAGCTGCTGTCACAGTCTGGTCCAGTCCATGCCCCAGTCTTCACAATGTCTGTAGATGTTGATGGTACGACTTATGAAGCATCAGGACCTTCTAAGAAAACAGCCAAGCTCCATGTGGCAGTGAAG GTTTTACAAGCCATGGGGTATCCCACTGGTTTTGATGCAGATGCGGAGTGTGTGAGTTCTGATGAAAAATCAGATACCGAGGGTAAAAATGAAACTACGTCTTCAATCTCAAGCAATAATACTGGAAATTCCACAGCGGACACCTCTGCTACCCTAGAG GTAAGAACTCAGGGTCCCATACTCACAGCAAGTGGGAAAAACCCAGTGATGGAGCTcaatgaaaagagaagaggTCTCAAGTACGAGCTCATCTCTGAGACTGGGGGGAGCCACGACAAGCGCTTTGTGATGGAG GTAGAAGTAGATGGGCAGAAGTTCAGAGGTGCAGGCCCAAACAAGAAGGTAGCAAAAGCAAGTGCTGCATTAGCAGCacttgaaaaactgttttctgggCCTAATGCAGCGAAcaacaagaagaagaagattCTTCCTCAG ACTAAAGGGGTTGTCAATAcagctgtttctgcagcagtCCAGGCTGTTCGAGGCAGAGGACGAGGTGCTTTAACACGAGGGGCATTTGTCGGGGCAGCTGCTGCTACTGGATACATAACACCAG GCTATGGAGCACCGTATGGGTACAGCACAGCGGCGCCAGCCTACG
- the STRBP gene encoding spermatid perinuclear RNA-binding protein isoform X2, producing MRSIRSFANDDRHVMVKHSTIYPSPEELEAVQNMVSTVECALKHVSDWMDEKNKSTKCEGDVEAKEEAVEGNAKDQGGRTLCGVMRIGLVAKGLLIKDDMDLELVLMCKEKPTKTLLCIVKDNLPAQIQKLTEEKYLVEEHVNEAAIVIRNTKEPKLTLKVILTSPLIRDEAEKKEGDNVAMKDPPDLLDRQKCLEALASLRHAKWFQARANGLKSCVIVLRILRDLCNRVPTWAPLKGWPLELICEKSIGTCNRPLGAGEALRRVMECLASGILLPGGPGLHDPCEREPTDALSDMTVQQKEAITHSAQHALRLSAFGQIYKVLEMDPLPSNKSFQKYSWSVTDKEGTGSSALKRPFEDSVGDDKDPNKKMKRNLRKILDSKAIDLMNALMRLNQIRPGLQYKLLSQSGPVHAPVFTMSVDVDGTTYEASGPSKKTAKLHVAVKVLQAMGYPTGFDADAECVSSDEKSDTEGKNETTSSISSNNTGNSTADTSATLEVRTQGPILTASGKNPVMELNEKRRGLKYELISETGGSHDKRFVMEVEVDGQKFRGAGPNKKVAKASAALAALEKLFSGPNAANNKKKKILPQTKGVVNTAVSAAVQAVRGRGRGALTRGAFVGAAAATGYITPGYGAPYGYSTAAPAYAKKACKCQGNALCTFSCFLPCCCTVHSASFGFCAVVCPPPLFLTVHNRSAL from the exons AGATCGATCCGATCGTTTGCTAACGATGACCGCCACGTAATGGTGAAACACTCAACCATTTATCCATCTCCAGAGGAACTTGAAGCTGTCCAGAACATGGTATCGACAGTAGAATGTGCCCTTAAGCATGTCTCTGACTGGATGGATGAAAAGAACAAATCTACCAAGTGTGAGGGTGATGTGGAAGCCAAGGAGGAAGCTGTGGAAGGCAATGCCAA GGATCAAGGTGGTCGGACGTTATGTGGTGTGATGAGAATTGGCTTGGTTGCAAAGGGCTTGCTGATAAAAGACGATATGGATCTGGAGCTGGTTCTTATGTgcaaagaaaaacccacaaagacCTTGTTATGTATCGTTAAAGACAATCTCCCAGCTCAAATTCAG AAACTTACAGAAGAGAAGTATCTGGTGGAGGAGCATGTAAATGAGGCAGCTATTGTTATCCGTAACACAAAGGAGCCCAAGCTCACTTTGAAGGTGATACTCACGTCCCCTCTCATCCGAGATGAagcagagaagaaggaaggag ATAATGTTGCGATGAAAGATCCTCCGGACTTATTGGACAGGCAGAAATGCCTGGAGGCCTTGGCGTCTCTGCGGCACGCCAAATGGTTTCAG gcCAGGGCAAATGGACTAAAATCATGTGTAATTGTCCTTCGTATTCTGCGGGATTTGTGCAACAGAGTCCCCACATGGGCACCACTGAAAGGCTGG CCACTCGAGCTTATATGTGAAAAATCTATAGGTACTTGTAATAGACCTCTGGGCGCTGGGGAAGCGTTGCGACGAGTCATGGAGTGTTTGGCATCTGGAATTCTGCTTCCCG GAGGGCCGGGTCTGCACGACCCCTGCGAGCGCGAGCCCACGGACGCTTTGTCTGACATGACAGTGCAGCAAAAAGAAGCCATTACACACAGTGCCCAG catGCCCTCAGACTATCAGCCTTTGGGCAGATCTATAAGGTGTTGGAAATGGATCCCCTCCCATCCAATAAgtcatttcagaaatattcctgGTCAGTAACCGACAAAGAAG GTACAGGCTCGTCTGCTCTGAAGAGACCCTTTGAAGACAGTGTCGGGGATGACAAGGATCCAAATAAAAAGATGAAGCGTAATCTGAGGAAAA TACTAGATAGTAAAGCAATAGATCTCATGAATGCTCTGATGAGGCTGAACCAAATCAGGCCAGGGCTTCAGTATAAGCTGCTGTCACAGTCTGGTCCAGTCCATGCCCCAGTCTTCACAATGTCTGTAGATGTTGATGGTACGACTTATGAAGCATCAGGACCTTCTAAGAAAACAGCCAAGCTCCATGTGGCAGTGAAG GTTTTACAAGCCATGGGGTATCCCACTGGTTTTGATGCAGATGCGGAGTGTGTGAGTTCTGATGAAAAATCAGATACCGAGGGTAAAAATGAAACTACGTCTTCAATCTCAAGCAATAATACTGGAAATTCCACAGCGGACACCTCTGCTACCCTAGAG GTAAGAACTCAGGGTCCCATACTCACAGCAAGTGGGAAAAACCCAGTGATGGAGCTcaatgaaaagagaagaggTCTCAAGTACGAGCTCATCTCTGAGACTGGGGGGAGCCACGACAAGCGCTTTGTGATGGAG GTAGAAGTAGATGGGCAGAAGTTCAGAGGTGCAGGCCCAAACAAGAAGGTAGCAAAAGCAAGTGCTGCATTAGCAGCacttgaaaaactgttttctgggCCTAATGCAGCGAAcaacaagaagaagaagattCTTCCTCAG ACTAAAGGGGTTGTCAATAcagctgtttctgcagcagtCCAGGCTGTTCGAGGCAGAGGACGAGGTGCTTTAACACGAGGGGCATTTGTCGGGGCAGCTGCTGCTACTGGATACATAACACCAG GCTATGGAGCACCGTATGGGTACAGCACAGCGGCGCCAGCCTACG
- the STRBP gene encoding spermatid perinuclear RNA-binding protein isoform X4 has translation MRSIRSFANDDRHVMVKHSTIYPSPEELEAVQNMVSTVECALKHVSDWMDEKNKSTKCEGDVEAKEEAVEGNAKDQGGRTLCGVMRIGLVAKGLLIKDDMDLELVLMCKEKPTKTLLCIVKDNLPAQIQKLTEEKYLVEEHVNEAAIVIRNTKEPKLTLKVILTSPLIRDEAEKKEGVDNVAMKDPPDLLDRQKCLEALASLRHAKWFQARANGLKSCVIVLRILRDLCNRVPTWAPLKGWPLELICEKSIGTCNRPLGAGEALRRVMECLASGILLPGGPGLHDPCEREPTDALSDMTVQQKEAITHSAQHALRLSAFGQIYKVLEMDPLPSNKSFQKYSWSVTDKEGTGSSALKRPFEDSVGDDKDPNKKMKRNLRKILDSKAIDLMNALMRLNQIRPGLQYKLLSQSGPVHAPVFTMSVDVDGTTYEASGPSKKTAKLHVAVKVLQAMGYPTGFDADAECVSSDEKSDTEGKNETTSSISSNNTGNSTADTSATLEVRTQGPILTASGKNPVMELNEKRRGLKYELISETGGSHDKRFVMEVEVDGQKFRGAGPNKKVAKASAALAALEKLFSGPNAANNKKKKILPQTKGVVNTAVSAAVQAVRGRGRGALTRGAFVGAAAATGYITPVHCHGTIPKLSSYLRTSWIMCCLALGVAFPRNPCGHEVGRLQSP, from the exons AGATCGATCCGATCGTTTGCTAACGATGACCGCCACGTAATGGTGAAACACTCAACCATTTATCCATCTCCAGAGGAACTTGAAGCTGTCCAGAACATGGTATCGACAGTAGAATGTGCCCTTAAGCATGTCTCTGACTGGATGGATGAAAAGAACAAATCTACCAAGTGTGAGGGTGATGTGGAAGCCAAGGAGGAAGCTGTGGAAGGCAATGCCAA GGATCAAGGTGGTCGGACGTTATGTGGTGTGATGAGAATTGGCTTGGTTGCAAAGGGCTTGCTGATAAAAGACGATATGGATCTGGAGCTGGTTCTTATGTgcaaagaaaaacccacaaagacCTTGTTATGTATCGTTAAAGACAATCTCCCAGCTCAAATTCAG AAACTTACAGAAGAGAAGTATCTGGTGGAGGAGCATGTAAATGAGGCAGCTATTGTTATCCGTAACACAAAGGAGCCCAAGCTCACTTTGAAGGTGATACTCACGTCCCCTCTCATCCGAGATGAagcagagaagaaggaaggag TAGATAATGTTGCGATGAAAGATCCTCCGGACTTATTGGACAGGCAGAAATGCCTGGAGGCCTTGGCGTCTCTGCGGCACGCCAAATGGTTTCAG gcCAGGGCAAATGGACTAAAATCATGTGTAATTGTCCTTCGTATTCTGCGGGATTTGTGCAACAGAGTCCCCACATGGGCACCACTGAAAGGCTGG CCACTCGAGCTTATATGTGAAAAATCTATAGGTACTTGTAATAGACCTCTGGGCGCTGGGGAAGCGTTGCGACGAGTCATGGAGTGTTTGGCATCTGGAATTCTGCTTCCCG GAGGGCCGGGTCTGCACGACCCCTGCGAGCGCGAGCCCACGGACGCTTTGTCTGACATGACAGTGCAGCAAAAAGAAGCCATTACACACAGTGCCCAG catGCCCTCAGACTATCAGCCTTTGGGCAGATCTATAAGGTGTTGGAAATGGATCCCCTCCCATCCAATAAgtcatttcagaaatattcctgGTCAGTAACCGACAAAGAAG GTACAGGCTCGTCTGCTCTGAAGAGACCCTTTGAAGACAGTGTCGGGGATGACAAGGATCCAAATAAAAAGATGAAGCGTAATCTGAGGAAAA TACTAGATAGTAAAGCAATAGATCTCATGAATGCTCTGATGAGGCTGAACCAAATCAGGCCAGGGCTTCAGTATAAGCTGCTGTCACAGTCTGGTCCAGTCCATGCCCCAGTCTTCACAATGTCTGTAGATGTTGATGGTACGACTTATGAAGCATCAGGACCTTCTAAGAAAACAGCCAAGCTCCATGTGGCAGTGAAG GTTTTACAAGCCATGGGGTATCCCACTGGTTTTGATGCAGATGCGGAGTGTGTGAGTTCTGATGAAAAATCAGATACCGAGGGTAAAAATGAAACTACGTCTTCAATCTCAAGCAATAATACTGGAAATTCCACAGCGGACACCTCTGCTACCCTAGAG GTAAGAACTCAGGGTCCCATACTCACAGCAAGTGGGAAAAACCCAGTGATGGAGCTcaatgaaaagagaagaggTCTCAAGTACGAGCTCATCTCTGAGACTGGGGGGAGCCACGACAAGCGCTTTGTGATGGAG GTAGAAGTAGATGGGCAGAAGTTCAGAGGTGCAGGCCCAAACAAGAAGGTAGCAAAAGCAAGTGCTGCATTAGCAGCacttgaaaaactgttttctgggCCTAATGCAGCGAAcaacaagaagaagaagattCTTCCTCAG ACTAAAGGGGTTGTCAATAcagctgtttctgcagcagtCCAGGCTGTTCGAGGCAGAGGACGAGGTGCTTTAACACGAGGGGCATTTGTCGGGGCAGCTGCTGCTACTGGATACATAACACCAG TTCACTGCCATGGCACAATTCCCAAACTCTCTTCCTACCTAAGAACCTCCTGGATCATGTGCTGTTTAGCATTAGGAGTGGCCTTCCCAAGAAACCCTTGTGGACATGAAGTGGGCAGGCTCCAGAGTCCCTGA
- the STRBP gene encoding spermatid perinuclear RNA-binding protein isoform X9: MRSIRSFANDDRHVMVKHSTIYPSPEELEAVQNMVSTVECALKHVSDWMDEKNKSTKCEGDVEAKEEAVEGNAKDQGGRTLCGVMRIGLVAKGLLIKDDMDLELVLMCKEKPTKTLLCIVKDNLPAQIQKLTEEKYLVEEHVNEAAIVIRNTKEPKLTLKVILTSPLIRDEAEKKEGVDNVAMKDPPDLLDRQKCLEALASLRHAKWFQARANGLKSCVIVLRILRDLCNRVPTWAPLKGWPLELICEKSIGTCNRPLGAGEALRRVMECLASGILLPGGPGLHDPCEREPTDALSDMTVQQKEAITHSAQHALRLSAFGQIYKVLEMDPLPSNKSFQKYSWSVTDKEGTGSSALKRPFEDSVGDDKDPNKKMKRNLRKILDSKAIDLMNALMRLNQIRPGLQYKLLSQSGPVHAPVFTMSVDVDGTTYEASGPSKKTAKLHVAVKVLQAMGYPTGFDADAECVSSDEKSDTEGKNETTSSISSNNTGNSTADTSATLEVRTQGPILTASGKNPVMELNEKRRGLKYELISETGGSHDKRFVMEVEVDGQKFRGAGPNKKVAKASAALAALEKLFSGPNAANNKKKKILPQTKGVVNTAVSAAVQAVRGRGRGALTRGAFVGAAAATGYITPGYGAPYGYSTAAPAYA, translated from the exons AGATCGATCCGATCGTTTGCTAACGATGACCGCCACGTAATGGTGAAACACTCAACCATTTATCCATCTCCAGAGGAACTTGAAGCTGTCCAGAACATGGTATCGACAGTAGAATGTGCCCTTAAGCATGTCTCTGACTGGATGGATGAAAAGAACAAATCTACCAAGTGTGAGGGTGATGTGGAAGCCAAGGAGGAAGCTGTGGAAGGCAATGCCAA GGATCAAGGTGGTCGGACGTTATGTGGTGTGATGAGAATTGGCTTGGTTGCAAAGGGCTTGCTGATAAAAGACGATATGGATCTGGAGCTGGTTCTTATGTgcaaagaaaaacccacaaagacCTTGTTATGTATCGTTAAAGACAATCTCCCAGCTCAAATTCAG AAACTTACAGAAGAGAAGTATCTGGTGGAGGAGCATGTAAATGAGGCAGCTATTGTTATCCGTAACACAAAGGAGCCCAAGCTCACTTTGAAGGTGATACTCACGTCCCCTCTCATCCGAGATGAagcagagaagaaggaaggag TAGATAATGTTGCGATGAAAGATCCTCCGGACTTATTGGACAGGCAGAAATGCCTGGAGGCCTTGGCGTCTCTGCGGCACGCCAAATGGTTTCAG gcCAGGGCAAATGGACTAAAATCATGTGTAATTGTCCTTCGTATTCTGCGGGATTTGTGCAACAGAGTCCCCACATGGGCACCACTGAAAGGCTGG CCACTCGAGCTTATATGTGAAAAATCTATAGGTACTTGTAATAGACCTCTGGGCGCTGGGGAAGCGTTGCGACGAGTCATGGAGTGTTTGGCATCTGGAATTCTGCTTCCCG GAGGGCCGGGTCTGCACGACCCCTGCGAGCGCGAGCCCACGGACGCTTTGTCTGACATGACAGTGCAGCAAAAAGAAGCCATTACACACAGTGCCCAG catGCCCTCAGACTATCAGCCTTTGGGCAGATCTATAAGGTGTTGGAAATGGATCCCCTCCCATCCAATAAgtcatttcagaaatattcctgGTCAGTAACCGACAAAGAAG GTACAGGCTCGTCTGCTCTGAAGAGACCCTTTGAAGACAGTGTCGGGGATGACAAGGATCCAAATAAAAAGATGAAGCGTAATCTGAGGAAAA TACTAGATAGTAAAGCAATAGATCTCATGAATGCTCTGATGAGGCTGAACCAAATCAGGCCAGGGCTTCAGTATAAGCTGCTGTCACAGTCTGGTCCAGTCCATGCCCCAGTCTTCACAATGTCTGTAGATGTTGATGGTACGACTTATGAAGCATCAGGACCTTCTAAGAAAACAGCCAAGCTCCATGTGGCAGTGAAG GTTTTACAAGCCATGGGGTATCCCACTGGTTTTGATGCAGATGCGGAGTGTGTGAGTTCTGATGAAAAATCAGATACCGAGGGTAAAAATGAAACTACGTCTTCAATCTCAAGCAATAATACTGGAAATTCCACAGCGGACACCTCTGCTACCCTAGAG GTAAGAACTCAGGGTCCCATACTCACAGCAAGTGGGAAAAACCCAGTGATGGAGCTcaatgaaaagagaagaggTCTCAAGTACGAGCTCATCTCTGAGACTGGGGGGAGCCACGACAAGCGCTTTGTGATGGAG GTAGAAGTAGATGGGCAGAAGTTCAGAGGTGCAGGCCCAAACAAGAAGGTAGCAAAAGCAAGTGCTGCATTAGCAGCacttgaaaaactgttttctgggCCTAATGCAGCGAAcaacaagaagaagaagattCTTCCTCAG ACTAAAGGGGTTGTCAATAcagctgtttctgcagcagtCCAGGCTGTTCGAGGCAGAGGACGAGGTGCTTTAACACGAGGGGCATTTGTCGGGGCAGCTGCTGCTACTGGATACATAACACCAG GCTATGGAGCACCGTATGGGTACAGCACAGCGGCGCCAGCCTACG CATAG